In Actinobacillus indolicus, a single genomic region encodes these proteins:
- the ychF gene encoding redox-regulated ATPase YchF, which produces MGFKCGIVGLPNVGKSTLFNALTKAGIEAANYPFCTIEPNTGVVPMPDPRLDALAEIVKPERVLPTTMEFVDIAGLVAGASKGEGLGNKFLANIRETDAIGHVVRCFENDDIVHVAGKISPLDDIEVINTELALADLDSCERAIQRLQKRAKGGDKDAKFELSIMEKILPTLENGGMIRSVALDKDELHAIKGYNFLTLKPTMYIANVNEDGFENNPYLDQVREIAAKENAVVVPVCAAIEAEIAELDDDEKIEFLQDLGIEEPGLNRVIRAGYKLLNLQTYFTAGVKEVRAWTVSIGATAPKAAAVIHTDFERGFIRAEVIAYDDFVQYKGENGAKEAGKWRLEGKEYIVQDGDVMHFRFNV; this is translated from the coding sequence ATGGGATTTAAATGTGGCATTGTCGGTTTACCAAATGTGGGTAAATCAACTCTTTTTAATGCATTAACCAAAGCAGGTATCGAAGCGGCAAACTATCCGTTCTGTACCATTGAACCAAATACAGGCGTTGTGCCGATGCCAGACCCACGTTTAGATGCGTTAGCGGAAATCGTAAAACCAGAACGTGTATTGCCAACCACAATGGAATTTGTGGATATTGCAGGCTTAGTGGCTGGGGCAAGTAAAGGTGAAGGTTTAGGCAATAAATTCTTAGCGAATATCCGTGAAACCGATGCGATTGGTCACGTGGTTCGCTGTTTTGAGAACGATGACATTGTGCACGTTGCAGGCAAAATCAGCCCGCTTGATGATATTGAAGTGATCAATACAGAATTGGCTTTAGCGGATTTAGATAGCTGTGAACGTGCTATCCAACGTTTACAAAAACGTGCCAAAGGCGGCGATAAAGATGCTAAATTTGAGCTTTCCATTATGGAAAAAATCCTACCGACCTTAGAAAATGGCGGTATGATCCGTTCTGTTGCGTTGGATAAAGATGAACTCCACGCTATCAAAGGTTATAACTTCTTAACCTTAAAGCCAACAATGTACATTGCCAACGTGAATGAAGACGGTTTTGAAAACAACCCTTATTTAGACCAAGTGCGTGAAATTGCGGCAAAAGAGAATGCGGTGGTTGTGCCTGTTTGTGCGGCGATTGAAGCAGAAATTGCTGAGCTTGACGATGATGAAAAAATCGAGTTTTTACAAGATTTAGGCATTGAAGAACCGGGCTTAAACCGTGTAATTCGTGCAGGCTATAAATTGTTGAACTTACAAACTTACTTCACCGCTGGCGTGAAAGAAGTACGTGCTTGGACAGTATCTATTGGTGCGACGGCACCAAAAGCGGCTGCGGTAATCCATACTGACTTTGAGCGCGGCTTTATTCGTGCAGAAGTGATTGCCTATGACGATTTTGTTCAATACAAAGGCGAAAATGGCGCGAAAGAAGCGGGAAAATGGCGTTTAGAAGGCAAAGAATATATCGTTCAAGATGGCGATGTGATGCATTTCCGCTTTAATGTGTAA
- a CDS encoding site-specific recombinase, producing MTKKISLSQQEIIQFIQEKLEQDDIFSLLNGFCHWLRHHNEHEEQLYFLIKTLKTNKTLLQHLSSQLCRWLCNMRLYPLLISSGILSRDGFGKEFSNRLYEKINPAYRDVKDLRDIFFLLFNDKNDSTWLNNIPLHYWSSLLKLFNRYATEQERERINKHLRSEGLFAIKMLSIWLAAEEMDPKLMRLDPTLLDADSPFVALQKEVSSWIVARQNDQLFDDAHLQVMFSQSQDLIERLKKKGATMGSSLSVAYLLERLEQTLSRLAMLMDVFASNRFLPRRILLLTGNLAIASAKQHSISTLWKQSIGMLSRSITQHTSDHGEHYITRSKNEFLAMFYSAAGGGILIAFMALFKIYLGETIEDKVWKGIAEGLNYGLGFTLIFILHFTVATKQPAMTAARFADFVGKNPQGRTVNMQLAQLLIDVFRSQSIAVLGNVLMAVSVASLIAFGYQWICGKPLLTLPQVEYQLHSINPFGATLWYAAIAGVWLFLAGLISGYFDNRCNYLNMRMRLQNHPSLRRFSEEKRIRFANYIHQNYGAIMGNLCFGMLLGLTGVVGYLLDLPLDIRHIAFSSANVGYATVSGELTSGIFIQSLFFVLLIGLVNLAVSFSLTLTLALRALGTEVDSWKNIAKCVWLIIKQKPLSLIWPV from the coding sequence TTGACGAAGAAAATTAGTTTATCACAGCAAGAGATTATCCAATTTATCCAAGAGAAGCTTGAACAAGATGATATATTTTCACTTTTAAATGGTTTCTGCCATTGGCTACGCCACCATAATGAACATGAAGAACAACTCTATTTTTTAATCAAAACATTAAAAACAAACAAAACGTTATTACAGCATCTCTCTTCTCAATTATGCCGCTGGCTTTGCAATATGCGATTATATCCACTATTGATTAGTAGTGGCATCCTTAGTCGGGATGGTTTTGGCAAAGAGTTTAGCAACCGTTTATATGAAAAAATTAACCCCGCCTATCGAGATGTCAAAGATTTACGCGATATTTTTTTCTTACTCTTTAATGATAAAAACGATTCAACGTGGTTAAACAATATTCCATTACATTATTGGAGCAGTTTACTGAAATTATTCAATCGCTATGCTACTGAGCAAGAAAGAGAACGCATTAATAAACATTTACGCTCAGAGGGACTCTTTGCGATAAAAATGCTTTCTATTTGGCTAGCTGCCGAAGAAATGGATCCGAAATTAATGCGATTAGATCCAACCTTATTGGATGCGGATAGCCCTTTTGTTGCATTACAAAAAGAGGTGTCATCTTGGATTGTCGCACGCCAGAACGATCAACTGTTTGATGATGCACATCTACAAGTGATGTTTAGCCAAAGCCAAGACTTAATTGAAAGGTTAAAGAAAAAAGGTGCAACCATGGGCTCATCATTGAGTGTAGCCTATCTATTAGAACGTTTAGAACAGACGCTATCTCGTTTAGCCATGTTGATGGATGTGTTTGCATCCAATCGTTTTTTACCTCGCCGTATTCTGCTATTAACAGGAAACCTTGCGATTGCTTCAGCTAAGCAACATAGTATCTCAACACTCTGGAAACAAAGTATTGGCATGCTTTCACGTAGTATCACACAACATACTAGTGATCATGGGGAACATTATATTACACGCTCTAAAAATGAATTTTTAGCAATGTTTTACTCGGCTGCTGGTGGAGGTATTCTCATTGCTTTTATGGCGTTATTTAAAATTTATCTAGGGGAAACCATCGAAGATAAAGTGTGGAAAGGGATTGCAGAAGGTTTAAATTATGGCTTAGGATTTACCTTAATTTTCATACTTCATTTCACTGTAGCAACAAAGCAACCCGCCATGACTGCCGCCCGTTTTGCTGATTTTGTTGGAAAGAATCCTCAAGGACGAACTGTCAATATGCAATTAGCGCAATTGCTGATTGATGTATTTCGTTCACAAAGCATTGCAGTATTAGGAAATGTACTGATGGCGGTAAGCGTTGCCTCATTGATTGCATTCGGTTATCAATGGATATGCGGTAAACCATTGTTGACATTACCACAAGTAGAATACCAGCTACATAGTATCAATCCCTTTGGAGCAACATTGTGGTATGCAGCCATTGCAGGTGTATGGTTATTTTTAGCTGGCTTAATTTCTGGATATTTTGATAATCGTTGTAATTACCTCAACATGCGGATGCGATTACAAAACCACCCATCTCTACGTAGATTTTCCGAAGAAAAACGTATTCGGTTTGCAAATTATATTCACCAAAACTACGGGGCTATTATGGGAAATCTCTGCTTTGGGATGTTACTCGGATTAACTGGTGTTGTCGGATATTTATTAGATTTGCCCTTAGATATCCGTCATATCGCATTTTCTTCTGCCAATGTCGGCTATGCCACAGTCAGCGGAGAATTAACATCAGGCATTTTCATACAGAGTCTATTTTTTGTATTACTCATTGGCTTAGTTAACTTAGCCGTAAGTTTTTCATTAACACTCACGCTCGCCTTACGTGCTTTAGGCACAGAAGTCGATAGTTGGAAAAATATCGCCAAATGTGTGTGGTTGATTATTAAACAAAAACCACTAAGCCTCATTTGGCCTGTTTAA
- a CDS encoding MFS transporter produces MTTRQTAWTFVFIAATILLVTSGIRLSLGLFVQPISSTTEISIVQMSFALAVTQLMWGVSQPITGALADRFGAWWVILGGTLLLAIGCALMPYLLSAWGLVFTLGFLVAFGTGAGSFSVLMGQVANKIPAQHRGTASGIINAGSSFGQFAFAPILQSLIVMPAVGWIGAMYFLASICLVCIPLGYYLTRNSAVVSHASTTVQQPEQTLGQAVRSALKNTNYWLLHIGFFTCGFHIAFLVTHLPSEITLAGLKSNVASWSLALIGLSNVVGSLFIGWCVGHFRSKYILFWMYLSRTILIGIYLLMPQTPMTFFIFAIALGLTWLATVPPTAAAIGKLFGVRYLATLFGLVLLSHQIGGFLGAYLGGLAITTFGDYQWMWYADMFLAFLAAVLNLPLKEEKIVRMQAV; encoded by the coding sequence ATGACCACACGACAAACAGCATGGACATTTGTTTTTATTGCTGCAACGATTCTTCTAGTCACATCTGGGATAAGGCTTTCTCTTGGGCTCTTTGTTCAACCTATTTCATCGACAACAGAAATCTCTATTGTACAAATGAGCTTTGCTCTTGCTGTGACTCAATTAATGTGGGGTGTTTCTCAACCGATTACCGGCGCTTTGGCGGATCGTTTTGGCGCTTGGTGGGTAATATTAGGTGGCACCCTATTACTTGCGATTGGCTGTGCCTTGATGCCCTATTTACTTTCTGCTTGGGGACTCGTCTTTACATTAGGTTTTTTAGTTGCTTTTGGAACAGGTGCGGGCAGTTTTTCGGTGTTGATGGGGCAGGTTGCCAATAAAATCCCTGCTCAGCATCGAGGAACAGCCTCTGGTATTATTAATGCAGGGAGTTCATTCGGACAATTTGCCTTTGCGCCAATTTTACAAAGTTTGATTGTAATGCCAGCCGTCGGATGGATTGGGGCAATGTACTTCTTAGCCTCGATTTGCTTGGTTTGTATTCCCTTGGGATATTATTTAACGCGTAATTCTGCTGTCGTTTCTCACGCATCAACAACAGTGCAACAACCAGAGCAGACTCTTGGACAAGCGGTCAGATCAGCCTTAAAAAATACAAATTATTGGCTCCTTCATATTGGTTTTTTTACCTGTGGATTTCATATTGCTTTTTTAGTCACCCATTTACCAAGCGAAATTACGTTAGCAGGGTTAAAATCCAACGTTGCTTCTTGGTCACTGGCTTTAATCGGACTATCCAATGTAGTGGGCAGTTTGTTTATAGGTTGGTGTGTTGGGCATTTCCGTAGCAAATATATCTTATTTTGGATGTATCTCAGCCGAACGATTTTAATCGGTATTTATTTACTCATGCCACAAACACCAATGACTTTTTTCATTTTTGCGATTGCCCTTGGATTAACTTGGTTAGCAACGGTACCACCGACTGCGGCTGCTATCGGCAAATTATTTGGTGTGCGCTATCTTGCAACCTTATTTGGTTTAGTTTTGTTAAGCCATCAAATCGGCGGATTTTTGGGCGCATATTTAGGCGGACTTGCGATTACGACTTTCGGGGATTACCAATGGATGTGGTATGCCGATATGTTTTTGGCATTTTTAGCCGCTGTTTTGAATTTACCGCTTAAAGAAGAAAAAATTGTGCGTATGCAAGCGGTATGA
- a CDS encoding TonB-dependent receptor, whose protein sequence is MKKNAITLSMISLFSVCVYAEEVAELEEIQVEAKMAESNLLGDRPNVSDKLIDGKVFKQKSTTLGDALSSELGIHSNQYGGGASAPIIRGQEGKRLKILQNNSDVVDMSTMSPDHAVTVDATLSKQVEIVRGPSTLLYSSGNAAGVINVLDNKILNFMPQNGLKGEAGFRFNTNNNEKLTTAGITFAIHPSIAVHLEGLSKQAGNYKTPHYRYGTYSDKKAFNRREMSYQNLSYVPESWAKSQVGTAGISWIHEKGYLGLAYTERQDKYGLPAHNHIYEGCAVRIIDESVKQQYPYLFPYPELADDQHLFWANPGVNMADCHAHGLSATPYVDLKSQRYGFRGEIIEPFKYVDKLRFNASRVNYQHGEIEGERTANLFKNKGLTTRLEFVHSPIGNLTGIWGIQYLEQKNSALSPEDSATHKHKHRGVQQLLNNNKMQNWSLFGLESYQWNDITFEASGRLEKQKVTKDYDHEKVRNEFLSLGYIDSKRPETAHAMDNYYTLTQAHKETARSFALGVHWAFKENHKLSLTASHQERLPNAQELYAHGMHLATNSFEMGNKGLSKEKSNNLDLGLSYEGNKFSYYLSGFLYNFDNYTYLYTLNSGRGPASMKQDSDLRINRYMQAPARFYGVEVNLGYQVTPKHHISLFGDYVKGYLKAHDIRTSDKVSYVDNPEFTKAVEKLMQENPKMKPWRAASKVRNEMGIERQIRVQEPVYEEQAKMYTPRLPPIRVGARIKSDFTENLKGELEYYRVFTQHRISKFENVTQGHNMLNLGLTYQNKLAKGEYEIFLKANNLMNEEVYAHETFLPYIPQMGRNVSLGVNYKF, encoded by the coding sequence ATGAAAAAGAATGCGATAACGCTTTCCATGATTTCTCTTTTTTCTGTATGTGTATATGCAGAAGAAGTAGCGGAACTTGAGGAAATTCAGGTCGAAGCCAAAATGGCGGAGAGTAACTTATTGGGAGATCGTCCTAATGTCAGTGATAAGCTGATCGATGGGAAGGTATTCAAACAGAAATCAACAACCCTAGGAGATGCTTTATCTAGCGAGCTTGGAATTCACTCTAATCAATATGGTGGCGGTGCTTCAGCGCCGATTATTCGTGGGCAAGAGGGCAAACGTCTCAAGATATTACAAAATAATAGTGATGTAGTGGATATGTCCACCATGTCGCCGGATCATGCCGTAACTGTGGACGCAACCCTATCTAAGCAAGTTGAGATCGTCAGAGGTCCCTCTACCTTGCTATACAGTTCAGGCAATGCCGCTGGGGTAATCAATGTCCTAGATAATAAAATCCTAAACTTCATGCCACAAAACGGGCTTAAAGGTGAGGCTGGTTTCCGTTTTAATACCAATAATAATGAAAAATTGACCACCGCAGGCATCACTTTTGCAATTCACCCGAGTATTGCTGTTCATCTTGAAGGCTTATCAAAACAGGCAGGTAACTACAAAACACCGCATTACCGTTATGGCACTTATTCGGATAAAAAAGCCTTTAATCGTAGGGAGATGAGCTATCAAAATCTTTCATATGTTCCTGAAAGTTGGGCGAAATCACAAGTCGGTACGGCGGGTATCTCTTGGATTCATGAAAAAGGTTATCTAGGGCTTGCTTATACAGAACGCCAAGATAAATATGGATTACCCGCTCATAATCATATTTATGAAGGCTGTGCGGTACGTATTATTGATGAAAGTGTTAAACAGCAATATCCCTATTTATTCCCTTACCCTGAACTTGCAGATGATCAACATCTCTTTTGGGCTAACCCTGGCGTAAATATGGCGGATTGTCATGCCCATGGTTTGTCAGCTACGCCTTATGTTGATTTGAAAAGTCAGCGTTACGGTTTTAGAGGTGAAATTATCGAACCCTTTAAGTATGTGGATAAATTGAGATTTAATGCAAGCCGTGTGAATTATCAACATGGCGAAATTGAAGGGGAAAGAACGGCGAATCTCTTTAAAAATAAAGGGCTTACCACTCGCCTTGAGTTTGTGCATAGTCCAATTGGGAATTTAACAGGGATATGGGGAATTCAGTACCTGGAACAAAAAAATAGTGCATTATCCCCAGAAGACTCGGCGACACATAAGCACAAACATCGTGGTGTACAGCAGTTATTGAACAATAACAAAATGCAGAACTGGAGTTTATTCGGTTTAGAGAGCTATCAATGGAATGATATTACCTTTGAAGCCTCTGGCCGTTTAGAAAAACAAAAAGTCACCAAAGATTATGATCATGAAAAAGTACGCAATGAGTTTCTCTCTCTTGGGTATATTGATAGTAAAAGACCAGAGACCGCTCATGCCATGGATAATTACTATACGTTAACTCAAGCACATAAAGAAACGGCTCGATCTTTTGCGTTAGGTGTGCATTGGGCATTTAAAGAAAATCATAAACTCTCTCTGACCGCTTCGCACCAAGAAAGGCTTCCTAACGCACAGGAACTCTATGCTCATGGAATGCACTTAGCAACAAACTCATTTGAAATGGGCAACAAAGGGCTAAGCAAAGAAAAATCCAATAACCTTGATTTAGGACTAAGCTATGAAGGCAATAAATTTAGCTATTATTTGAGTGGCTTTTTATACAACTTTGATAACTATACCTATCTCTATACGCTCAATTCAGGGAGAGGACCTGCTTCAATGAAGCAAGATAGCGATTTACGCATTAATCGCTATATGCAAGCCCCTGCACGTTTCTATGGCGTAGAAGTTAATTTGGGTTATCAAGTTACACCAAAACATCATATCAGCCTATTCGGTGATTACGTGAAAGGTTACTTAAAAGCTCACGATATTCGCACCAGTGATAAAGTGAGCTATGTTGATAACCCTGAATTTACCAAGGCGGTAGAAAAACTAATGCAGGAAAACCCGAAAATGAAACCATGGCGAGCAGCTTCTAAAGTCAGAAATGAAATGGGAATTGAGCGTCAAATTCGTGTACAAGAGCCTGTGTATGAAGAGCAAGCTAAAATGTACACCCCACGACTTCCACCAATTCGTGTCGGAGCTCGCATTAAAAGCGATTTTACGGAAAACCTCAAAGGTGAATTAGAGTACTATCGTGTCTTTACGCAACATCGCATTTCAAAATTTGAGAATGTCACGCAAGGGCATAATATGCTGAATCTTGGGCTCACTTATCAGAATAAATTAGCGAAAGGGGAGTATGAAATCTTCCTCAAGGCGAATAACTTAATGAATGAAGAGGTGTATGCTCATGAAACCTTCTTACCTTATATTCCACAAATGGGACGAAATGTAAGTTTAGGTGTTAACTACAAGTTCTGA